In the genome of Marispirochaeta sp., one region contains:
- a CDS encoding SpvB/TcaC N-terminal domain-containing protein, protein MKNVVLRSLTLFVIYSLVLAPLPLFSETPRDALLRGLPKYEKDPDSAYSAEIGGAGGVLSFDGVMVDVPAGAVDDTVEITVIKLGGTAPVGGGRQNVTTGAAAYRFLPDGQQFQKPVSITIPYDPELNKSEAALSNLFTYFYNEDKQRWERLERISLNNEASTVTSLSTHFTDMINSTLTLPESPDPVEFDLNSIKNLEAAKPDAGVPGLDGLEGSWSGSASFSIPLRFPAGRGKASPQVSLRYDSGRSAGVMGTGFSLPVSTIDTDTRFGLPEYDGKDTYLLDGEELVNITPDSSSGSVYRQRKEGRFARIERFRTTSAGTDYWKVTDRDGTVRYYGNHAAVSDGPNQSAPWLGPDRNNGTRVYRWYLSRIIDMDGNTVDYRYTYDESDKNLYVKSISWSGINGNDADESGYYRIDFGYNETGHLEPTEESTRLGYSVESSGVHSWTGAYEAGLGGGARQDVRSDGRGRFICKTSKRLDRIGISAGEQGNRSEKRSYEFYYRMDDFGRTILDRYEEWAPGAADALYSYGFEYHGLERDADELPQGFGPEEIWSVGSGAQEKDLSNSRFVSAGANLYTGLEIFIKIPFVGKKTLVSLGVRGGSSGGSSVSLTDVADIDGDGIPELIWKSGNDVSGYAADPELYGWAGSAVSLDGFGGPLSKTSNSSASLGLSMKIGPVSGGKTKQWNWADGKRSIMDVNGDGFIDVVEKGTALFGLNTGDGTIDWTADWVGGADPDLAESYTEGELEEFDGTYYRKDPFRRWDAYRSGTVLVSDEVGYNPNAQISSDGAVAEIRAPERGSNATLTELGISEDSPQNGRSDAEYELSRGDSLFFRLNPNKDERGDIVDWNTRIRYRDIQYFEDMEDSPVLCLPAQVGKSMYEDGLEDSYTPHRHETESDGHTSYYYTYDRNSDWISALTQGNIGTLLSKGFFVPRLIPADTFYSIYADLNRSDKERFYFCYYYEPAGDRYRLVEGKRTIAFSCLDSILSSNAGLRAQFIGYNFPDDDTVFPVPDETQRVYSYSTAATPVSVEPILCRDIEPETVLGGTEGDGTILLDRLGNEAGDSYRVYLEPDGEGSYTLVDESDSEDGTAYRTTEISSSDTVIRVRYERDGVRHTYALTQPSYRLEQVPGELYRPAVEEYFSDCRTGVPDPARLSAGQYAAFQSQAALAEISIPEDAYLLVIYNQGADDEYSVYELNEELSAEDLAAVYSVWASFDAVESNNGTTSLFFSFLNADGEETLWPRLLSAEEVGALCGSQDISESLFTPVSLMDGSTVYTVADNLDGDQETQLTEALHLYRIYAELFPFYSLDNSDDMYSRDAEADPEYFELIEELFRAAELRVMTRLARSLTYSSNGIFPVRGSVEARPGDEIPVSRDEEQAAGGWEESGVVSMPRFDDEGNTILVPGYVHVFDSRYDFSVASIIEEDEKEYDFVDTKIEDDETSLVSLYGTNIPREYLEGGVYGWYYGAWSGFHEWNSDQLGDAPDYSAKDNTGVTPPPYYTQLNPNPPAEDVADSHLHTWGRQELVMSDETWIGSVDVITDTSIDDNGNPVYQPYQFSVALTGETMWPTRSGGDYYWTIPNITLDEEGSTGPSQSLSFISTSRGKSTDINGGVSFGMGASGGSNRGTTQQYEGFMDINGDRYPDLVRFDKQGNGGSFTYWPGTGYGFGAAERGNKIADYITRNSNDGLTFGASIGSSSGGGIYEIDEEGRPVSFNTNVKDGTTHTSGSAGINVSAAESIQNMGLLDINGDGLPDQVTGSSDLNAYLNAGGTFVGTADFSGPAITKKVAASAGSILSGETQGISYSHTGSFGGTFSLSGGVDVGAASATLGSSFSYGGSTTKVNGRLMDINGDGLPDYVVKDNDEGFFRVRVNTGSGFSPSEIRLYRPEWGTGMDLNADLESDLRQIANNLSFPGSAAGAIRVNGIDPEENELSEYVDPFRMKDVLDYQMGMNVNLGFNLSTSYRFTLLSLTINPGMNGSYATTSGRVMMRDVTGDGLPDHIMKYPGDAFLRVKPNLAGKAGLLKSVQLPQGGACDLEYTASGHTVSQPNHRWLLSSVSWNDGREGDETACGEHAYRTEYSYDHGKYDRWDRQFLGYGRVTKTRGDVGDLQKTVTLYDTTDYAHRGLMLEQEVLDESGFVYRRTERSYDSVPVYYATKHVGRGTVYEKNLQVGSVFPQLTEERTTQWEKTSGPYEGSTITKNYTYDEYGLVRSMRETTESGSDEDTLRLSIDYDRSTVLTQDRYCVGLPTGLVVKSGGESGNTLRHREGSYDDTGHLVSLTTWEDEDTSFTTALTWTDNGLVRSIVDPLGTTVLYTYDDTLLQFVEQIETSGADIAGYTTEMAWDYTLGVMTERTDANGLTERSEYDSYGRLIAVYTPYDESIPAVRYAYEHAGDAYRRSITENKISTDPENEETIRTIIAIDGLGRTIYSAKSGVMTDENGSGETGWNVSGAVRYDGKGRTIEEGQPGFSPGPDDPVPTNMRNGTVTDYDILDRPVRVELPDGSVMTTEYGIEEGLPRTISTDPEGRVSETLSDQRGRIVELRKKYQSALLMKSAYSYDVLGQLCEAVIRDENVSGSPEYRTEYEYDLRGLQTTLESADTGRTTLSYDEAGRLVKKVSAVLRETGGAVNYEYDGLGRLVHISYPDPGMDVSYQYGTAAAAAEYGAGRLVSRSDESGSIDYEYGKMGEVVAETRTLRRLDPLSTTREARIEYQSNYLGQMESVRYPDGEEIRYDYDEGGQVIHVEGVRPNGSTTVFVERIGYDEFGQRTYLEYGNGDVTRYTYDPERRWLSALSTENQWGRNLQNLSYSFDDVGNIEERTDASGRYSSTQSYSYDGLYQLETAGGTYVNKPAGHTSWSDRYSQSFSYDGLGNILKKTSSETRVPSASVRPLNYELDYEYDEQRPHLARKIGELYYSYDANGNVTRESTLPEGQSSAYEAPNLSTIGDVRRADQAFGFINEVESGCENEYIRSFSWDAENRLKSVLTSNGKSVKYLYDADGKRTTKYAGDGSYTEGISGETLYFNEWWTETADSGSFRRAKHIYVGKERIVTRLSNPSTGGTPYEDVNTYYYHPDHLGSAHCITDPQGNPYERIEYTPYGEMWIEIQEDEATASYNYIPFRFTAKEWDEETGLYYYGARYLDPKTSRWMSGDPAGYQLLNPMGPDGEGGLRVKQDYSIVETTNWYSYVSNNPVKYMDPTGETGEWAATMWWLAGIDGPIPAGDIIYGVGVAVELYLLSQIVKSGVNTATRAETKTRERTINSKTLYHYSVSPNWRGGVMPPGTFLTDNPNMSSDEAREKLALPNVAPSQQLYLYEVQVDDGQTTPAKPVDPLESNITGETLPGGGTEYIAVEPIPVPNPVGRPVE, encoded by the coding sequence ATGAAAAATGTCGTATTACGAAGTTTGACGCTTTTTGTTATCTACAGCCTGGTTCTTGCACCCTTGCCGTTGTTCAGTGAAACACCCCGGGACGCCTTGCTTCGAGGTCTTCCGAAGTATGAAAAAGACCCGGACAGTGCATACTCCGCCGAGATAGGCGGAGCCGGGGGAGTCCTCTCCTTCGATGGAGTTATGGTGGACGTGCCCGCCGGTGCGGTGGACGACACCGTTGAAATAACGGTAATCAAGCTTGGGGGAACGGCCCCGGTAGGCGGAGGACGCCAGAATGTTACGACCGGGGCGGCGGCGTACCGCTTTCTGCCTGACGGGCAACAATTCCAAAAACCCGTGAGTATAACCATTCCGTATGATCCTGAACTGAATAAATCCGAAGCCGCGTTGAGCAATCTTTTTACCTATTTTTACAATGAAGATAAACAAAGATGGGAACGCCTGGAGCGTATATCGCTGAATAATGAAGCGAGTACGGTAACGAGTCTGAGCACCCATTTTACGGATATGATCAACTCCACTTTAACGCTGCCCGAGAGTCCTGATCCGGTGGAGTTTGATCTGAACTCGATAAAGAATCTGGAAGCGGCGAAACCTGATGCAGGAGTACCCGGATTGGATGGGCTGGAAGGAAGCTGGTCCGGTTCCGCCTCCTTTTCCATCCCCTTGCGGTTTCCCGCGGGGCGGGGAAAGGCTTCCCCGCAGGTATCATTGCGGTACGACAGCGGGCGATCTGCGGGGGTGATGGGTACGGGTTTTTCCCTGCCTGTAAGCACAATTGATACGGATACACGTTTCGGTCTGCCGGAATACGACGGAAAGGATACCTATCTGCTGGACGGCGAGGAACTGGTAAACATTACTCCGGACTCATCCTCGGGGTCTGTCTACAGACAGCGGAAAGAGGGGCGATTCGCCCGGATAGAGCGATTTCGTACTACTTCTGCGGGTACTGATTATTGGAAAGTAACGGACAGGGACGGCACTGTTCGTTACTACGGTAACCACGCGGCTGTAAGCGACGGCCCGAATCAGTCTGCACCATGGCTTGGTCCGGACAGAAATAACGGAACGCGGGTCTATCGCTGGTATCTGTCGAGGATTATCGATATGGACGGAAATACCGTCGACTACCGTTATACCTACGATGAAAGCGATAAAAATCTGTATGTGAAAAGCATATCCTGGTCAGGGATAAATGGTAATGATGCCGATGAGAGCGGTTATTACAGGATCGATTTCGGGTACAACGAGACAGGACACCTGGAGCCGACGGAGGAAAGTACGCGTTTAGGCTATTCGGTTGAGAGCAGCGGTGTACACAGCTGGACAGGAGCCTATGAAGCTGGTCTTGGCGGAGGCGCGCGGCAGGATGTCCGCAGCGACGGGCGCGGAAGGTTTATCTGCAAGACCTCGAAGCGCCTGGACCGGATAGGGATATCCGCGGGGGAACAGGGAAACCGGAGTGAGAAGCGGTCCTACGAGTTCTATTACCGGATGGACGATTTCGGGCGGACGATTCTGGACCGGTACGAGGAATGGGCTCCGGGAGCTGCTGATGCACTCTATTCCTACGGCTTTGAATACCACGGCCTGGAAAGAGATGCTGATGAGCTCCCCCAGGGTTTCGGGCCTGAGGAGATCTGGAGTGTAGGGTCGGGAGCGCAGGAGAAGGACCTTTCCAATTCCAGATTCGTATCCGCCGGGGCCAACCTGTATACCGGGCTTGAAATATTCATAAAGATTCCGTTTGTCGGAAAAAAGACCCTGGTATCTCTGGGTGTGCGGGGAGGGAGCTCCGGTGGTTCGAGCGTATCCCTTACGGATGTGGCCGATATTGACGGGGACGGCATCCCTGAACTGATCTGGAAAAGCGGAAACGATGTAAGCGGATACGCGGCGGACCCGGAGCTCTACGGCTGGGCAGGTTCCGCTGTCTCCCTGGACGGGTTTGGCGGTCCCCTGTCGAAAACCTCGAACTCATCCGCGTCCCTGGGGCTCTCGATGAAAATAGGCCCGGTGTCGGGTGGCAAGACAAAACAGTGGAACTGGGCCGATGGAAAGCGTTCAATCATGGATGTCAACGGCGACGGATTCATCGATGTGGTGGAGAAGGGAACAGCCTTGTTCGGTCTGAATACGGGGGATGGTACCATCGACTGGACCGCAGACTGGGTCGGAGGGGCCGACCCAGACCTTGCAGAATCGTATACGGAAGGTGAGCTTGAGGAGTTCGACGGGACATATTACCGGAAGGACCCTTTCCGCAGGTGGGACGCCTATCGCTCGGGAACGGTACTGGTTAGCGACGAGGTCGGCTACAACCCGAATGCACAGATATCCTCCGATGGCGCGGTTGCGGAGATCCGTGCCCCTGAGCGCGGGAGCAACGCGACGCTGACAGAGCTTGGTATAAGCGAGGATTCTCCACAGAACGGACGAAGCGATGCCGAGTATGAACTCAGTCGCGGGGATTCCCTCTTTTTCCGCCTGAATCCGAACAAGGACGAGCGCGGAGATATTGTGGACTGGAATACACGCATCCGCTACCGGGATATTCAGTACTTTGAGGATATGGAGGATTCCCCCGTACTCTGTTTGCCTGCACAAGTAGGCAAAAGCATGTACGAGGACGGCCTTGAGGATTCTTATACCCCCCACAGGCATGAAACAGAAAGCGACGGACATACAAGCTATTACTACACCTACGACCGGAACAGTGACTGGATTTCCGCGCTGACCCAGGGGAATATTGGTACATTGTTGTCGAAGGGCTTTTTTGTCCCGCGCCTGATCCCTGCCGATACCTTTTATTCAATTTATGCTGACCTGAACAGAAGTGATAAAGAGCGCTTCTATTTCTGCTACTACTATGAACCGGCAGGGGACCGTTATCGGCTTGTTGAGGGAAAAAGGACTATAGCATTTTCCTGCCTGGACAGCATCCTGAGCTCGAATGCAGGTTTACGGGCACAGTTTATCGGCTACAACTTCCCGGATGACGATACGGTTTTTCCTGTCCCTGATGAAACCCAGAGGGTGTACAGCTACAGTACGGCGGCAACGCCGGTATCAGTTGAACCAATACTCTGCAGAGATATTGAGCCGGAAACGGTCCTGGGGGGCACAGAAGGCGACGGTACGATCCTGCTCGACCGTCTGGGCAATGAGGCCGGCGATAGCTACCGTGTCTATCTTGAACCCGACGGGGAGGGTTCGTACACCCTGGTGGATGAGAGCGACAGCGAAGATGGAACGGCCTACCGGACAACGGAGATTTCCTCCTCCGATACGGTGATCCGTGTCCGCTACGAGCGGGACGGGGTACGGCATACCTACGCACTTACACAACCGTCGTATCGGCTGGAACAGGTGCCCGGAGAGCTGTACCGCCCGGCAGTGGAGGAATACTTCAGCGATTGCCGCACAGGCGTACCCGATCCGGCACGCTTGTCTGCAGGGCAATACGCAGCATTTCAATCCCAGGCAGCCCTGGCCGAAATCTCCATACCGGAAGATGCGTATCTGCTGGTCATCTATAACCAGGGGGCGGACGACGAGTACAGTGTATATGAGCTGAATGAGGAACTTTCTGCTGAAGATCTGGCCGCAGTCTACAGCGTATGGGCGTCCTTCGATGCTGTGGAATCCAATAACGGTACGACGAGCCTCTTTTTCAGTTTTCTGAATGCAGACGGCGAGGAAACGTTGTGGCCGAGGCTCCTGAGTGCGGAGGAAGTGGGCGCTTTGTGCGGCAGCCAGGACATTTCAGAAAGCCTGTTTACTCCTGTCAGCCTCATGGACGGCAGTACTGTCTACACGGTCGCCGATAATCTGGATGGAGATCAGGAAACCCAGCTGACAGAGGCCCTCCATTTGTATCGGATATACGCCGAACTGTTTCCGTTTTACAGCCTGGATAATTCTGATGATATGTACAGCCGTGATGCTGAAGCGGACCCGGAGTATTTCGAATTAATAGAAGAGCTCTTCCGGGCGGCGGAATTGCGGGTAATGACGCGGCTTGCGCGGAGCCTGACCTACTCTTCGAACGGGATATTCCCCGTACGGGGATCGGTGGAAGCCCGCCCCGGCGATGAAATTCCTGTCAGCAGGGATGAAGAGCAGGCCGCAGGAGGCTGGGAAGAGAGCGGGGTCGTCAGTATGCCGCGCTTCGACGATGAGGGGAATACCATCCTTGTTCCAGGCTATGTGCATGTTTTCGACAGCCGCTACGATTTTTCGGTTGCGAGCATAATCGAGGAAGACGAGAAAGAGTACGATTTTGTCGATACGAAAATTGAGGATGATGAGACGAGCCTGGTGAGTCTCTACGGGACAAATATACCCAGGGAGTATCTGGAAGGCGGGGTGTACGGCTGGTATTACGGCGCATGGAGCGGATTTCATGAATGGAACAGTGATCAGCTGGGAGACGCACCGGATTACAGCGCGAAGGACAACACGGGAGTAACCCCCCCGCCGTATTATACGCAGCTGAATCCGAATCCGCCTGCAGAGGATGTTGCAGACAGCCATCTGCATACCTGGGGAAGGCAGGAGCTTGTCATGAGCGACGAGACCTGGATTGGTTCGGTGGATGTAATTACGGACACGAGTATCGATGATAATGGCAACCCGGTGTATCAGCCGTATCAGTTTTCCGTCGCCCTTACGGGAGAAACCATGTGGCCCACCCGCAGCGGAGGCGATTATTACTGGACGATTCCGAATATAACTCTTGACGAGGAGGGCAGTACCGGTCCTTCGCAATCCCTCTCCTTTATAAGTACCAGCCGTGGAAAATCTACGGACATAAACGGCGGTGTCTCCTTCGGAATGGGAGCCAGCGGAGGCTCCAACCGCGGAACAACCCAGCAGTACGAAGGCTTCATGGATATTAATGGTGACCGCTACCCGGACCTTGTACGCTTCGACAAACAGGGGAATGGCGGCAGTTTTACCTATTGGCCGGGCACCGGGTACGGCTTTGGTGCCGCAGAACGGGGAAACAAGATAGCAGATTACATTACCCGGAATTCCAATGACGGACTAACCTTCGGCGCGAGTATCGGAAGCTCTTCCGGCGGCGGAATCTACGAGATTGATGAAGAAGGCCGTCCAGTGAGTTTCAATACGAATGTTAAGGATGGAACAACACATACCAGTGGTTCTGCAGGAATAAACGTTTCCGCCGCCGAAAGCATCCAGAACATGGGACTCCTGGATATAAACGGCGACGGTCTGCCGGACCAGGTGACCGGATCATCGGATCTGAACGCTTACCTGAATGCCGGCGGGACCTTTGTCGGCACCGCCGATTTCTCCGGACCGGCCATAACGAAAAAGGTTGCCGCCAGCGCGGGGAGTATCTTGTCAGGGGAGACCCAGGGGATATCCTACTCCCATACCGGGTCCTTCGGCGGAACCTTTTCCCTGTCGGGCGGAGTGGATGTCGGAGCGGCCTCGGCGACGCTCGGATCTTCGTTCAGCTACGGCGGTTCGACGACAAAGGTAAACGGGCGTCTGATGGATATAAACGGGGACGGCTTACCCGATTATGTGGTCAAGGACAACGACGAAGGCTTCTTCCGAGTACGGGTGAACACAGGAAGCGGTTTCAGCCCCTCGGAAATCCGCCTGTATCGCCCGGAATGGGGAACCGGTATGGATTTAAATGCCGACCTGGAGAGCGACCTGAGGCAGATAGCGAATAACCTGAGCTTCCCCGGCTCGGCGGCGGGAGCAATACGGGTTAATGGAATTGATCCTGAAGAGAACGAACTGTCCGAGTACGTGGATCCCTTCCGCATGAAGGATGTGCTGGATTACCAGATGGGGATGAACGTGAACCTGGGCTTTAATCTTTCAACATCCTACCGCTTTACCCTGCTGAGTCTGACGATAAACCCGGGAATGAACGGTTCCTACGCGACGACCAGCGGCCGGGTAATGATGCGCGATGTTACCGGAGACGGCCTTCCGGACCACATAATGAAGTATCCCGGAGACGCATTTCTGCGGGTAAAACCGAACCTGGCCGGAAAGGCGGGACTGCTGAAAAGTGTACAGCTGCCCCAGGGCGGAGCCTGCGACCTTGAGTATACAGCATCCGGACACACAGTCAGCCAGCCGAATCACCGCTGGCTCCTGAGTTCGGTAAGCTGGAACGACGGCCGGGAGGGCGACGAGACGGCCTGCGGCGAGCACGCCTACAGGACGGAATACTCCTACGACCATGGAAAGTACGACCGCTGGGACCGCCAGTTTCTGGGCTACGGAAGGGTAACGAAAACACGGGGAGACGTGGGGGACCTGCAGAAAACAGTGACCCTGTACGACACAACAGATTACGCCCATCGGGGCCTGATGCTGGAGCAGGAAGTACTGGACGAATCCGGCTTTGTGTACCGCCGTACCGAACGCAGCTACGACTCTGTCCCGGTATACTACGCGACGAAGCATGTCGGCCGGGGGACGGTCTACGAGAAAAACCTGCAGGTCGGCTCGGTGTTCCCGCAACTGACAGAGGAACGGACGACGCAATGGGAAAAGACAAGCGGCCCCTATGAGGGCTCAACGATTACCAAGAACTACACCTACGACGAGTACGGGCTTGTCCGCAGCATGAGAGAGACCACCGAAAGCGGCAGCGATGAGGATACCCTCCGGCTCTCGATTGACTACGACAGGAGTACCGTACTGACCCAGGATCGCTACTGCGTGGGCCTTCCGACCGGGCTTGTCGTAAAAAGCGGAGGAGAGAGCGGAAATACCCTGCGGCACCGTGAGGGAAGCTACGATGACACAGGACACCTGGTAAGCCTTACGACCTGGGAAGACGAGGATACCTCCTTTACAACGGCCCTCACCTGGACCGACAACGGCCTTGTAAGGAGTATTGTCGATCCCCTGGGAACCACTGTCCTCTACACCTACGACGATACCCTGCTGCAGTTTGTCGAACAGATCGAAACCTCCGGAGCCGACATAGCCGGGTATACAACGGAAATGGCCTGGGATTATACTCTGGGAGTAATGACCGAACGCACTGATGCCAACGGCCTGACCGAAAGGAGCGAATACGACAGCTACGGACGGCTGATCGCCGTCTACACCCCCTACGACGAGAGCATCCCGGCAGTGCGCTACGCCTACGAGCATGCCGGAGATGCGTACCGGCGGAGCATAACAGAGAACAAGATCAGCACGGACCCTGAAAACGAGGAGACCATCCGGACCATTATCGCAATCGACGGCCTTGGCCGTACGATCTACAGCGCAAAGAGCGGTGTGATGACCGATGAGAACGGAAGCGGCGAAACAGGCTGGAACGTAAGCGGAGCAGTCCGCTACGACGGGAAAGGACGGACTATCGAAGAGGGGCAGCCCGGGTTCAGTCCCGGCCCTGATGACCCTGTCCCCACAAACATGCGGAACGGGACGGTGACGGACTACGACATCCTGGACAGGCCCGTACGGGTGGAACTGCCGGACGGCTCGGTAATGACCACTGAGTACGGCATAGAAGAAGGCCTGCCCCGTACCATAAGCACGGACCCGGAGGGGCGGGTAAGCGAAACCCTGAGCGACCAGCGTGGACGTATCGTTGAACTGCGGAAGAAGTACCAGTCCGCCCTGCTCATGAAGAGCGCCTACAGCTACGATGTGCTGGGGCAGCTGTGCGAAGCGGTGATACGGGATGAAAATGTAAGCGGATCACCTGAGTACAGAACGGAATACGAGTATGACCTGCGGGGCCTTCAGACCACCCTGGAGTCGGCTGACACCGGACGCACGACCTTGAGCTACGACGAGGCAGGACGTCTTGTAAAGAAGGTGAGCGCCGTACTGCGGGAAACAGGCGGTGCTGTCAACTACGAGTACGACGGCCTGGGACGACTGGTACACATCAGCTACCCCGACCCCGGTATGGATGTGAGTTATCAGTACGGAACGGCCGCCGCGGCCGCCGAGTACGGAGCAGGCCGGCTGGTGAGCAGAAGCGACGAATCCGGGAGCATCGACTACGAGTACGGAAAGATGGGAGAGGTAGTCGCCGAGACCAGGACCCTGAGGCGTCTTGACCCCCTCTCGACCACCCGGGAGGCCCGCATCGAGTACCAGTCGAACTACCTGGGCCAGATGGAGAGCGTGAGGTATCCTGACGGAGAGGAGATCCGCTACGACTATGACGAAGGCGGGCAGGTGATTCATGTTGAAGGCGTACGGCCAAACGGAAGCACGACCGTATTCGTCGAAAGAATCGGTTACGACGAGTTCGGCCAGCGGACCTATCTTGAGTACGGCAACGGGGATGTGACCCGTTATACCTACGACCCCGAACGCCGCTGGCTCAGCGCATTAAGCACAGAGAACCAGTGGGGACGGAACCTGCAGAACCTGAGCTACAGCTTTGACGATGTGGGAAACATTGAAGAGCGGACAGACGCAAGCGGCCGGTACTCAAGCACCCAGAGCTACAGCTACGACGGGCTCTATCAGCTTGAGACCGCCGGCGGGACCTACGTGAACAAACCCGCCGGCCACACCAGCTGGAGTGACCGCTACAGCCAGAGCTTTAGCTACGACGGCCTGGGGAATATCTTGAAGAAGACCAGCAGCGAAACCAGAGTCCCCTCGGCCTCGGTCCGGCCCCTGAATTACGAGCTGGACTATGAATATGATGAACAACGGCCGCACCTGGCACGGAAGATCGGGGAGCTCTACTACAGCTACGACGCCAACGGAAACGTAACCCGTGAATCAACCCTCCCTGAAGGCCAGTCCTCCGCCTATGAAGCCCCGAACCTGAGCACCATCGGGGATGTCCGCCGGGCCGACCAGGCCTTCGGCTTTATCAACGAGGTGGAAAGCGGATGCGAAAACGAGTACATCCGCAGCTTCAGCTGGGACGCGGAGAACCGTTTAAAGAGCGTCCTTACATCCAACGGAAAGAGCGTGAAGTACCTCTACGACGCCGACGGCAAGCGCACCACCAAGTATGCAGGAGACGGCTCCTACACCGAAGGCATAAGCGGCGAAACCCTCTACTTTAACGAATGGTGGACCGAAACCGCGGACTCAGGAAGCTTCCGGCGGGCCAAGCACATCTACGTGGGAAAAGAAAGAATTGTAACCCGCTTAAGCAACCCTTCAACCGGAGGGACTCCCTATGAGGATGTAAACACCTACTACTACCACCCTGATCATTTGGGAAGCGCCCACTGCATCACCGACCCTCAAGGAAATCCCTACGAGAGGATAGAGTACACCCCCTACGGTGAGATGTGGATCGAGATACAGGAGGACGAGGCAACAGCAAGTTACAACTACATACCTTTTCGATTCACCGCAAAGGAGTGGGACGAGGAGACCGGGCTCTACTATTACGGGGCGAGGTATCTGGATCCGAAGACGAGCAGGTGGATGAGCGGGGATCCTGCGGGGTATCAGTTGTTGAATCCGATGGGACCTGATGGGGAAGGAGGATTACGGGTTAAGCAAGACTACTCAATTGTAGAGACCACCAATTGGTATTCGTATGTAAGTAATAATCCGGTGAAGTATATGGATCCGACGGGTGAAACCGGAGAATGGGCTGCTACAATGTGGTGGTTAGCAGGTATTGATGGTCCTATCCCTGCTGGTGATATTATTTATGGAGTTGGGGTTGCTGTTGAATTATATCTTTTATCTCAAATAGTGAAATCTGGAGTAAATACTGCCACGAGAGCTGAGACAAAAACACGTGAAAGAACTATAAATAGCAAGACTTTATATCATTATTCTGTAAGCCCAAACTGGCGTGGAGGAGTAATGCCTCCAGGAACGTTCTTAACAGACAATCCAAATATGAGTTCAGATGAGGCTCGTGAAAAACTAGCTTTACCGAATGTTGCACCGAGTCAACAATTGTATCTTTATGAGGTGCAAGTTGATGATGGTCAGACTACGCCCGCAAAACCAGTCGATCCTCTTGAGAGTAATATTACTGGTGAGACTTTACCTGGGGGCGGAACAGAATATATCGCTGTTGAACCTATTCCGGTACCAAATCCTGTAGGGAGACCAGTGGAATGA